Proteins encoded in a region of the Novibacillus thermophilus genome:
- a CDS encoding type II secretion system F family protein, which yields MIAILYTIGAIGLFLMLYLIIPKKKKSIWYTVQNDTKNSKKRFSFSLTIKFLRYINVGEFIHEAKKVEWNVAAFAPFLLYGCGVAGAVFGFILGNLLATIAGMLVGLSIPWMWLKEKQNQFRDYLEYQVELMISSVSSAYSLNHNIAYALDKAKEDVDEPLKGHLDRAVLEYRSGRPLSEIMKDMQQGIQVEGFQTFATIMNLIEQSGGEASDVIKNTARVIQHNRLLRAEMRTELADSRQEHRFLIGVAAVVLLFFRFMQPDFYLSFAQTVVGDILVGGLLLYVAWSIQRVDRITQV from the coding sequence TTGATTGCCATTTTGTACACGATAGGTGCTATCGGGCTTTTTCTCATGCTGTATCTGATCATCCCCAAAAAGAAGAAAAGCATATGGTATACGGTTCAAAACGATACGAAGAATTCAAAGAAACGTTTTTCATTCTCTTTAACAATTAAATTCTTAAGATACATCAATGTAGGAGAGTTTATACACGAGGCAAAGAAAGTGGAGTGGAACGTGGCTGCGTTCGCTCCATTTTTATTATATGGGTGCGGTGTTGCAGGTGCTGTATTCGGCTTTATACTTGGAAACCTTTTGGCCACCATCGCGGGGATGCTCGTGGGTCTGTCCATACCGTGGATGTGGCTGAAAGAAAAACAAAATCAATTTCGCGATTATTTGGAATATCAGGTCGAACTGATGATATCTTCTGTTTCGAGTGCTTACAGTTTGAATCACAACATTGCCTATGCCCTGGACAAAGCAAAAGAGGATGTGGATGAACCGCTAAAAGGGCATTTAGATCGGGCAGTACTGGAGTACCGTTCAGGACGGCCGCTCAGTGAGATTATGAAAGATATGCAGCAGGGCATACAAGTAGAAGGATTTCAAACGTTTGCAACGATTATGAACTTGATTGAACAGTCTGGCGGTGAAGCGAGTGATGTCATTAAGAATACAGCACGTGTCATTCAACACAATCGCTTATTGCGGGCCGAGATGCGGACGGAATTAGCGGACTCACGTCAAGAGCATCGATTCTTGATTGGAGTTGCAGCTGTTGTACTTTTGTTTTTCCGTTTTATGCAACCGGATTTTTATTTATCTTTTGCTCAAACGGTAGTAGGTGACATTTTGGTCGGCGGGTTACTCCTGTACGTTGCCTGGAGTATTCAGCGTGTCGATCGAATCACCCAAGTTTGA
- a CDS encoding CpaF family protein encodes MQSWSDIKLAIADESKDQLTEESTFALEGYFDRLLTKVRDYLGTEHRELFGEAIMNPERQEQLKVVVEGYLRQESVEHPGLSVGETVKRVVDELAGVGPLAPLFEDENVTDILVNGPCEVYVKKNGSMSLDPNIRFRDEATLQNIARKMLNAAGKQVTTAEPIADARLPGTRINVVIPPVARTGTSLSIRRFSKVNLSEEKLINSGLLTEEMMILLKLLVRGGANIVTSGATGSGKTTLIRKLTEYIPLRERIVTIEDTEELRVKDHYPDKNVIAMECRGTGQENTNVSMSRLVRNALRQQPNRIIVGEVRGPEAYDMIEAMNTGHTGSMTTLHANSAQDAIKRLVQMILRAGLNLSAELIRELVMDTIDIVVFQEEMFDGTRRITQIAEVTPDGIRDLYRFDISDVKNGKPYGKHVFVKNTSLSEGLTERLLRKGITEMELDKWIPNGMRGGMVS; translated from the coding sequence GTGCAAAGTTGGAGCGATATTAAGCTAGCGATAGCTGATGAATCCAAGGATCAATTGACAGAGGAAAGCACTTTTGCGTTAGAAGGGTATTTTGACCGGTTACTGACTAAGGTCAGGGACTACTTGGGAACAGAACATCGAGAGCTTTTTGGCGAAGCGATCATGAATCCGGAAAGACAGGAACAATTAAAAGTCGTTGTGGAGGGGTATTTAAGGCAGGAATCGGTAGAACATCCAGGACTGAGCGTAGGAGAAACAGTGAAGCGTGTGGTGGACGAGTTGGCGGGCGTAGGCCCGCTGGCTCCCCTTTTTGAGGACGAAAATGTAACGGATATTTTAGTCAACGGACCGTGTGAAGTATATGTCAAAAAGAACGGTTCAATGTCATTGGATCCAAACATCCGGTTTCGTGATGAAGCTACTTTACAAAACATTGCAAGAAAAATGCTCAATGCAGCTGGAAAACAGGTGACTACAGCTGAGCCGATTGCCGACGCAAGATTACCAGGCACGCGTATTAATGTTGTCATTCCGCCTGTGGCACGAACCGGAACATCATTGTCTATTCGCCGATTCTCAAAAGTGAATTTGTCTGAGGAGAAGCTGATCAACAGCGGACTGTTAACAGAAGAGATGATGATACTCCTTAAATTATTGGTGAGGGGAGGGGCCAATATTGTCACGAGCGGGGCAACCGGCAGCGGGAAAACAACGCTGATCCGTAAATTAACGGAGTATATCCCGTTGCGTGAGCGAATCGTGACAATTGAGGATACAGAAGAATTACGTGTGAAAGACCATTATCCTGACAAAAACGTGATTGCGATGGAATGCAGGGGGACAGGGCAGGAAAATACTAATGTGAGTATGTCCCGTTTGGTTAGAAACGCCCTTCGACAGCAACCCAACCGGATTATCGTCGGGGAAGTGCGTGGGCCGGAGGCATACGACATGATCGAAGCGATGAACACGGGGCACACCGGCTCCATGACGACCTTGCATGCGAATAGTGCCCAAGACGCAATCAAACGCTTGGTTCAAATGATTTTGCGTGCAGGGTTAAATTTATCTGCTGAGTTGATCCGGGAACTGGTGATGGACACCATTGATATTGTCGTCTTCCAAGAGGAAATGTTTGACGGTACAAGGCGAATAACGCAAATAGCGGAAGTGACACCGGACGGCATCCGCGACCTTTACCGGTTTGACATTTCGGATGTGAAAAACGGGAAACCGTATGGAAAACATGTTTTCGTAAAGAATACAAGCCTCAGCGAAGGATTAACAGAAAGGTTATTAAGAAAAGGCATCACTGAAATGGAACTCGATAAGTGGATACCAAACGGGATGAGAGGGGGAATGGTCTCTTGA
- a CDS encoding AAA family ATPase, whose product MITIATGVPALDHKIAETFTESTILKTEDQLNTLHTPLVVWSYYLINGRNNAQKKERVRQWLVHFRQEKITSVFLCPYEDWIYELEKDGFTGLVPITNNNVPIKRLFNIIEDSLKQTEREATPQLIFTDDPTETKLEDTIQKTNVWAFWSAKPGMGVSTLTQSLAIELAKAGHKTLLIEWDTTYPSVPFTFGLADRTRCLEKWVMDVESGVNPRIQDYLLNKERWLSEHKDRGIRKAIQKLPDNFYVLAPSNEIKPWEPLTSKVGTIKKTLEDVKELGFSMVIVDVPSEVTHSATAVTFQKADHSFVVVDGKGSHAVLTKMAVDFIEKELGISFHLVLNRVDEGEVKNIQKGMDKHAVLHIPFDTSLGKRSLELNPSPGEEYRTVLIDFLRDEGFIQEPEKKRKWLGSKAMKKRKNKAEEKPNELAAFLKFSS is encoded by the coding sequence TTGATCACTATTGCAACGGGGGTACCGGCTTTAGATCACAAAATCGCTGAGACGTTCACCGAATCGACGATCCTGAAAACCGAAGATCAGTTGAACACACTCCACACACCGCTCGTTGTGTGGAGTTATTACCTGATAAACGGACGGAATAACGCGCAAAAGAAGGAACGGGTGCGGCAGTGGCTGGTACATTTCAGGCAGGAAAAGATAACATCCGTCTTTCTCTGTCCATATGAGGATTGGATTTATGAACTGGAGAAAGATGGTTTTACCGGATTGGTTCCGATAACAAACAACAACGTTCCGATTAAGCGGCTGTTCAACATCATTGAAGACTCGCTAAAACAGACAGAAAGGGAGGCAACGCCTCAATTAATCTTTACGGATGACCCGACTGAAACAAAACTTGAAGACACGATTCAGAAAACAAATGTGTGGGCATTTTGGTCGGCTAAGCCGGGAATGGGGGTTTCAACCTTAACGCAATCTCTTGCGATTGAATTGGCCAAAGCAGGACATAAGACACTGTTAATTGAGTGGGACACAACGTATCCGTCTGTGCCTTTTACCTTTGGTTTAGCCGACCGGACGAGATGCTTAGAAAAATGGGTAATGGATGTGGAAAGCGGGGTAAATCCCCGAATACAGGATTATCTGTTGAATAAAGAAAGATGGTTATCGGAGCATAAGGACAGAGGCATTCGGAAAGCGATTCAGAAACTGCCAGACAATTTTTACGTGCTGGCACCTTCTAACGAAATTAAACCGTGGGAACCTCTGACTTCCAAGGTAGGTACGATCAAAAAAACGCTGGAAGACGTAAAAGAACTCGGCTTTTCCATGGTGATTGTCGATGTTCCTTCTGAAGTGACCCATAGTGCTACGGCTGTCACGTTTCAAAAAGCAGATCACTCCTTTGTTGTGGTAGATGGTAAAGGATCACATGCCGTATTGACAAAGATGGCCGTAGATTTCATAGAAAAAGAGTTAGGCATCTCATTTCACTTGGTGTTGAATCGTGTAGATGAAGGAGAGGTTAAAAACATTCAAAAAGGGATGGACAAACACGCTGTATTGCATATACCGTTCGATACCTCCCTGGGGAAACGTTCACTGGAATTGAATCCAAGCCCGGGTGAAGAGTATCGCACGGTATTGATAGACTTCTTGCGAGATGAAGGATTCATACAGGAACCGGAAAAGAAGCGGAAGTGGTTGGGTTCCAAGGCGATGAAGAAAAGGAAAAACAAAGCGGAGGAAAAGCCGAATGAGCTTGCGGCTTTTCTAAAATTTTCTTCTTAA
- the cpaB gene encoding Flp pilus assembly protein CpaB, which produces MVKRILLASVLAVGVILLLYGATEFKVKAEIKPTEVIVAKVDIPPHTEITEDMLNTSVVVPREGIPPNAILDQEEIIGKYTQVDYGIPKNGYFYQGKVVTQEELLDAERMKLKDGQRLWTVKADIVESHAGNLVPGVLVDVWFTGKDPDSKKVINGKLFEDVLVVGAKDRRAQDIVKMNTTSSDEEENDSSTRKDLYASVIQLALSDEQIGIIQKASQIGELTYIPQSGPIVSILDEEKDEEEEVDSGLKDKPSEEQQEILEWIEQQ; this is translated from the coding sequence ATGGTTAAACGTATTTTACTGGCATCAGTACTGGCTGTTGGAGTGATTTTACTCCTGTACGGCGCGACGGAATTTAAAGTCAAGGCGGAGATCAAACCGACAGAAGTCATTGTCGCCAAAGTGGACATTCCGCCACATACGGAAATTACAGAAGACATGCTCAATACGTCGGTTGTTGTGCCTAGAGAAGGGATACCACCGAATGCCATTCTCGATCAGGAAGAGATCATTGGCAAGTATACGCAAGTCGATTACGGTATACCGAAAAACGGATATTTTTATCAAGGAAAAGTCGTCACACAAGAGGAACTTCTGGATGCGGAACGGATGAAGCTCAAAGACGGACAGCGTTTGTGGACAGTAAAAGCGGACATTGTGGAGAGCCATGCAGGAAACCTCGTGCCTGGGGTTTTAGTCGATGTATGGTTTACAGGAAAAGATCCAGACAGCAAGAAAGTGATTAATGGAAAGTTGTTTGAAGACGTCCTTGTTGTGGGAGCAAAGGATCGGCGGGCGCAGGATATCGTGAAAATGAATACCACCTCATCAGATGAGGAAGAAAATGACTCCAGCACACGTAAAGACCTGTATGCGTCTGTCATTCAATTGGCGTTATCCGACGAACAGATAGGTATTATCCAAAAAGCGAGCCAAATTGGGGAATTGACGTACATTCCCCAAAGCGGTCCGATTGTCAGTATTTTGGATGAAGAGAAGGATGAGGAAGAAGAAGTTGACAGTGGGTTAAAAGATAAGCCGAGCGAAGAACAACAAGAAATTTTGGAATGGATCGAACAACAATAG